The proteins below come from a single Mytilus edulis chromosome 5, xbMytEdul2.2, whole genome shotgun sequence genomic window:
- the LOC139522643 gene encoding uncharacterized protein, translating into MQFNPDKCEVLRVTNKKITINYTKHGKTLEVVKNAKYLGLNISHNLSWNYHIGTVTKKENNINSFLRRNISSCPNTIKAQCYTTLVRPIMEYACVIWDPITQNNIRQLEMVQRRSARFVTGDYRTTSSVTRILKDLQWIELQERRKSVKTIMLYRIIHHLVVKPPEQYLIPRGVALTTRGHDTRFLLPYSRIQNHQQSFFPSAIRLWNELPSAVITASTVEGFKDSLQTTASCKIFQF; encoded by the coding sequence ATGCAATTCAACCCTGACAAATGCGAGGTACTACGGGTAACCAATAAAAAAATTACCATTAACTATACCAAACATGGAAAGACATTAGAAGTAGTGAAGAATGCTAAATATCTAGGCCTTAACATCAGCCACAACTTATCGTGGAACTACCATATAGGTACAGTAACCAAGAAAGAGAACAACATCAATTCTTTCTTGAGAAGAAATATCAGCTCCTGTCCTAATACGATCAAGGCCCAATGTTATACCACACTAGTAAGACCAATTATGGAGTATGCTTGTGTCATTTGGGACCCGATAACGCAGAACAACATCAGACAGTTAGAAATGGTGCAGAGAAGATCAGCACGCTTTGTAACTGGGGACTACAGAACCACTAGTAGTGTTACCCGGATACTTAAAGACCTGCAATGGATTGAATTACAAGAACGTAGAAAGAGTGTAAAGACCATCATGCTCTACCGCATAATACACCATCTTGTTGTAAAACCACCTGAGCAATACTTAATACCAAGGGGTGTAGCATTAACAACTAGAGGACATGACACCAGATTCCTACTACCCTACTCGAGAATACAAAACCACCAGCAATCATTTTTTCCATCGGCAATTCGTCTGTGGAATGAACTACCATCAGCTGTCATCACAGCTTCCACTGTGGAAGGATTCAAAGACAGCCTCCAGACAACTGCTTCATGtaagatatttcagttttaa